The Campylobacter sp. CN_NE2 region TTGAAATAACGCTCCACTAATCGCTAGTGCCGAACCTATCAAAATCGCCGTTAAAATTCTAGGAAGTCTAATTTCAGTCAAAATTAAAATTTGATTTTGTATTTCGTCGTTTTTTATATTAAAAAATATATAATCACATAACTCTTTTGTGTCAATTTGATAATGACCCAAGAAAAATGACAAAACAATAACTATACATAAAAGCACTATAATAACGCTAAATTTGATACAAATTTTATCCATTGTCCGACTTTATAAAAATTTCCGCAAGAATTATACCTAATTATATTTTAATTTATATAAATTTGTCTAAATTTTTAAATAAGCCAAATTTTATCTACAATGTGATAAACTCACGCACAAAAAAGGAAAATCAGGTGATAAAATCAAGACTTTGGATAGAAAAAGACGGAAAAAATTTTCTAGGACACGGAAAAGTTGAGCTACTTGAAAAAATAAGAGAGTGCGGCTCGATAAACGCTGCTGCCAAAGCGATGAAAATGAGCTATAAAGCCGCTTGGGACGCCGTAGATAGCCTAAACAATTTAGCCAAATCTCCCGTAGTCGTAAAAATCGGAAACGGAAGCAAACTAAGCGATGAAGGCGAAAGGCTAATCTCCAAATTTAGGGAACTCGAAGCCAAAGAAAATGAATTTTTATCGCAATTTGATGATAATTTAGAACATAATAGCTTGGCTATTTCAAATTTAAGTGCAAAAAACCAATTTGCCGCAATTGTGCGTGGTATCAGAGGAGATACCGTTAGTGTAGAACTAGAACTTTATATAAATAAAAATACAACAATTTTCTCAAATATCACAAAAGATAGTTTTGAACGCCTTAAAATCAGTGTTGAAACTGCTGTTATAGCTGTTATAAAGGCAAATTCGGTTAGAATTTCAGCAACAAAGCCAAAATTACCAAATGCCTTAAAATGTGAAATCTCAAAAATCAAAATAGGTGAAAAATTAACACAAATTTCGCTAAATTTGGCTGATTTAACACTAACTTCAACCGTAAAAAACAAAGAATTTGGCGAATTTAAAGTGGGCGATAAAGTTTATGCTTGTTTTATGCCGGACAGCGTAATAATCGGAAAATAAAGGATAAAAAATGAACGCATGGGACGAGATGTCAAAACACTATCCGCACTACGGCGATAGCGATATGATGAGAGATGTCGGGGTTGCACTTTCGTTTTGCTATGATAACGGCGTTAAATTTGACGGCGAAATTATCGATATTGGTGCAGGGACGGGCATAATCGACCTAG contains the following coding sequences:
- a CDS encoding molybdenum-dependent transcriptional regulator; amino-acid sequence: MIKSRLWIEKDGKNFLGHGKVELLEKIRECGSINAAAKAMKMSYKAAWDAVDSLNNLAKSPVVVKIGNGSKLSDEGERLISKFRELEAKENEFLSQFDDNLEHNSLAISNLSAKNQFAAIVRGIRGDTVSVELELYINKNTTIFSNITKDSFERLKISVETAVIAVIKANSVRISATKPKLPNALKCEISKIKIGEKLTQISLNLADLTLTSTVKNKEFGEFKVGDKVYACFMPDSVIIGK